From Coffea arabica cultivar ET-39 chromosome 10e, Coffea Arabica ET-39 HiFi, whole genome shotgun sequence, one genomic window encodes:
- the LOC113712116 gene encoding uncharacterized protein gives METLVNSATVAAIVSSSTSPPSLPIFSSKPKDSSSPSSSSSSSSSSSRRLLRFSTSPKNNGNQPDIQSDSNDSSTSLVPMLRNHTLSKDAAMGLVLSAANVRGWTTGSGMEGPSVPAGAGSDSESGTERISTFPWSLFTKSPRRRMRVAFTCSVCGQRTTRAINPHAYTDGTVFVQCCGCNVFHKLVDNLNLFHDMKCYVNPSFNPNVNADLGFKYFGFNDDDDNNNNNEDFPLF, from the exons ATGGAAACCCTCGTTAACTCCGCCACGGTGGCAGCTATAGTCTCCTCCTCTACTTCTCCTCCTTCTCTCCCCATTTTCTCTTCCAAACCCAAGGACTCGTCATCACCATCgtcatcctcctcctcctcctcctcttcctcgAGAAGACTCCTCCGATTCTCCACCTCACCCAAAA ATAATGGCAACCAACCGGATATCCAGTCCGATTCCAACGACTCCAGCACCAGTCTCGTCCCTATGCTCCGCAATCACACCCTGTCCAAG GATGCAGCGATGGGGTTAGTGTTGAGTGCCGCTAATGTCAGGGGTTGGACTACGGGGTCGGGTATGGAAGGCCCTTCCGTTCCTGCCGGTGCTGGTTCAGATTCCGAGTCGGGTACAGAGCGGATATCCACCTTCCCCTGGTCGCTCTTCACCAAGTCACCACGACGTCGTATGCGTGTGGCCTTCACTTGCAGCGTCTGTGGTCAACGCACCACTCGCGCCATCAATCCTCATGCTTATACCGATGGGACTGTCTTCGTTcag TGTTGTGGATGCAATGTATTTCACAAGCTGGTGGACAACCTGAACCTTTTTCATGATATGAAATGTTATGTGAATCCCAGCTTCAATCCTAATGTAAATGCTGATTTGGGGTTCAAGTATTTTGGCTTCAACGATGATGatgacaacaacaacaacaacgaggattttcctcttttctgA